The Natronosalvus caseinilyticus genome includes a region encoding these proteins:
- a CDS encoding SOS response-associated peptidase: protein MCGRNSLFVSQDDLETRFNAEVVADGGYTPRYNIAPGDDLEVITNEADDEIDRYHWGLIPFWSNEPQEGIINARSETADEKRVFKRAWESRPCLVLSSGFYEWKSANGGPKQPYRIHRENGPVFAMAGLWDVWEGEADTITCVTILTTEPNDLMEPIHDRMPVVLPESAETEWLSAGPDARKELCQPYPENDLAAYEISTRVNNPGNNDPTVIEALEHEQSGLGEFSSG, encoded by the coding sequence ATGTGTGGACGAAATTCCCTTTTCGTCTCTCAGGACGACCTAGAGACCCGGTTCAATGCTGAGGTTGTCGCCGACGGCGGATACACACCACGCTACAATATCGCTCCGGGCGATGATTTGGAAGTCATCACGAACGAGGCAGACGACGAGATCGACCGATATCACTGGGGATTGATTCCCTTCTGGTCGAATGAACCGCAAGAGGGAATCATCAACGCTCGCTCGGAGACAGCGGACGAGAAGCGTGTCTTCAAACGTGCTTGGGAATCCCGGCCCTGTCTTGTCCTTTCATCGGGGTTCTATGAGTGGAAATCGGCAAATGGTGGCCCGAAGCAGCCGTATCGGATTCATCGAGAAAACGGCCCAGTGTTTGCAATGGCCGGTCTCTGGGACGTGTGGGAGGGCGAAGCGGACACGATTACGTGTGTGACAATTCTAACGACCGAACCAAACGACCTGATGGAACCGATCCACGACCGGATGCCGGTCGTTCTGCCGGAAAGCGCTGAGACCGAATGGCTCTCTGCTGGCCCAGACGCCCGCAAGGAACTCTGTCAGCCCTATCCAGAAAATGACTTGGCGGCGTACGAGATCTCGACACGGGTCAATAATCCCGGAAACAACGACCCCACCGTCATAGAAGCGCTCGAACACGAGCAATCCGGACTAGGAGAGTTTAGCTCCGGATAA
- a CDS encoding Cdc6/Cdc18 family protein — translation MIRDARVLRAGFVPREVEHRDQEVNHLSTVLEPITNGEPAETAIVTGPSGVGKTCISQFVTERLREEVLDVEATYVNCWRNYTRFRTLYQILDGLGETIDIHRQSTPHDELVDRLQQYDGPRRVVILDEADQLEDASVIYDLHSLPQFAIICIANQEQELFSRVDDRLVSRLRSSEHVRMDSYHDEQLYDILQARAKWGLDQDVITNDQLYRIADAAAGDARLAIGILRSAASKADRENTGRITDDILLDAATDARAQIKQKSLDSLTPHQRIVYDIVREHGPLGPSDIHDRYTEEVDDPRTKRTVRTYLSKMAQYNLLKAEGTSRDREYSLVDSTTASATQ, via the coding sequence ATGATTCGCGATGCTCGCGTCCTTCGTGCCGGGTTTGTTCCCAGAGAAGTCGAGCATCGCGACCAGGAGGTCAACCACCTCTCCACCGTTCTCGAACCGATCACGAACGGGGAACCCGCCGAAACTGCTATCGTCACCGGCCCCAGCGGCGTCGGGAAAACCTGTATCTCCCAGTTTGTCACAGAACGCCTCCGAGAAGAGGTGCTCGACGTCGAGGCCACCTACGTCAACTGCTGGCGCAACTACACCAGATTCCGCACTCTCTACCAGATTCTCGATGGGCTCGGAGAAACCATCGACATTCATCGCCAGTCGACACCCCACGACGAACTGGTCGACCGACTCCAGCAGTACGACGGCCCTCGGAGAGTCGTCATCCTCGACGAGGCCGACCAACTCGAGGATGCAAGCGTCATCTACGACTTGCACAGTCTCCCCCAGTTTGCGATTATCTGTATCGCCAATCAGGAACAAGAGCTGTTCAGCCGCGTCGACGATCGCCTTGTGAGTCGGCTCCGCTCCAGCGAGCACGTCCGAATGGACAGCTACCACGACGAGCAGCTGTACGACATCCTGCAGGCTCGCGCGAAGTGGGGCCTCGACCAGGATGTCATCACCAACGATCAGCTCTACCGGATTGCGGACGCAGCCGCTGGTGATGCCCGTCTCGCCATCGGAATCCTCCGCTCGGCGGCCAGTAAGGCGGATCGCGAGAACACCGGGCGGATTACCGACGACATTCTCCTCGATGCTGCGACCGATGCTCGGGCCCAGATTAAGCAGAAGAGCCTCGATTCGCTCACACCCCACCAGCGAATCGTCTACGATATCGTCCGTGAGCACGGCCCGCTTGGGCCAAGCGACATCCACGACCGCTACACTGAGGAGGTTGATGATCCCCGGACGAAACGGACCGTCCGAACGTATCTCTCGAAGATGGCGCAGTACAATCTCCTCAAGGCGGAGGGTACGAGTCGAGATCGAGAATACTCCCTCGTCGATTCGACGACCGCATCAGCCACTCAATGA